The proteins below are encoded in one region of Hordeum vulgare subsp. vulgare chromosome 3H, MorexV3_pseudomolecules_assembly, whole genome shotgun sequence:
- the LOC123439794 gene encoding mitochondrial import receptor subunit TOM40-1-like, translated as MGSSFSHEDAPPPPPPAPANEPPSPYADVPPPPLPPQEEDKAAEDDKVDYLNLRCPIPYEEAQREAMMTLKPELFEGFRFDFVKPVSQVFFLSHSASMGSLEVPSQGPEVIKVATSNYEFGANYIDPKLMLIGRIAPDGRLSGRVKYDLTKNLCLKLNAQLTNEPGYSQGMGSLDYKGKDFRTQCQFGNNGFYGTNYIQSVTKNLSLGTEGFWLGQQSKSGVGFLARYDTKKMVATGQIASTGLVSLSYVQKVSEKVSLATDFMYNHMSKDVIASVGYDYIMRQSRLRGKVDTNGTVSALLEERINQHATLVLSAEVDHWKKDNKFGIGINVGE; from the exons atgggctCGTCCTTCAGCCACGaggatgctcctcctcctcctcccccagcTCCCGCCAACGAGCCACCTTCTCCCTACGCCGATGTGCCTCCCCCGCCGTTGCCGCCCCAGGAGGAGGACAAGGCGGCGGAGGACGACAAGGTGGACTACCTGAATCTCCGCTGCCCTATTCCCTACGAAGAGGCTCAGCGCGAGGCCATGA TGACGCTCAAGCCCGAGCTGTTCGAGGGCTTTCGCTTCGATTTCGTCAAGCCGGTCAGCCAGGTCTTCTTTTTGAGCCACAG TGCGTCAATGGGATCCCTGGAGGTCCCTTCACAGGGACCTGAAGTGATCAAGGTGGCCACCTCCAACTACGAGTTTGGTGCCAACTATATTGATCCCAAG CTGATGCTCATCGGTAGGATCGCGCCCGACGGAAGACTGAGTGGACGTGTCAAGTACGATCTTACAAAAAATCTTTGCTTAAAATTGAATGCTCAG TTGACAAACGAGCCTGGTTATTCGCAAGGCATGGGAAGTTTGGATTACAAG GGAAAAGATTTTAGAACCCAATGTCAATTCGGGAATAATGGTTTCTATGGAACGAACTACATCCAG AGTGTAACAAAGAACCTATCCCTGGGAACTGAAGGTTTTTGGCTTGGACAACAAAGTAAATCAGGAGTTGGCTTTCTTGCTAGATATGACACGAAGAAAATG GTCGCAACTGGACAAATTGCAAGCACTGGACTGGTTTCACTGAGTTATGTTCAGAAAGTGTCTGAAAAG GTTTCCCTTGCTACTGATTTCATGTACAATCATATGTCAAAAGATGTAATAGCAAGTGTGGGTTATGATTATATCATGAGACAG AGTCGTCTGAGGGGGAAGGTAGATACCAATGGCACAGTTTCCGCTCTTTTGGAGGAGAGAATCAACCAACACGCTACCTTGGTTCTTTCCGCAGAG GTTGATCATTGGAAGAAGGATAACAAATTTGGGATTGGCATCAACGTTGGAGAGTAA